The Amycolatopsis sp. NBC_01480 genome segment TTGGCCGATCGACAGGTGGATCGAAAGCGCCGCCGGCGGGACCAGCCAGCGCGTCCAGCCGGGCGGTGCGACGATACGAGAGCGGGCCAGGAAGCCGATGGCCATCGTCAGACTCCTCCGAACTGTGGGTGGTTCAGGGAATGTATTACCAAATTCCCGGCGTTGCACCGTCTGAATGTCGTACGTTCGGGCCGAGTTCCGAGGAGAGGTGGACAAATGGGTCGGGTCACCGTGCGCCGTCCGGTGCGCAAGATCACCGCCGACGGTGAGCGCCGGCGGCCGGATTCACTGGCCGCCGAAGAGCCGCTGGAGCTTCGGGTCGGCGGGAAAGCGCTGGCAGTGACCATGCGCACGCCGGGGCACGACGTCGAACTGGCCCACGGCTTCCTGCTCTCGGAAGGCGTGCTCGGCTCCCGCGAGGACGTCTCGACCGCCCGCTACTGCGACGGCGTGGACGATCAGGGAAGAAATACTTACAACGTCCTGGATGTGACACTCGCACCTGGAGTGGCTCCACCCGAGACAGGCGTGGAGCGGAACTTCTACACCACCTCCTCGTGCGGCGTCTGCGGCAAGGCCGCGCTGGACGCCGTGAAGCTGCGCAGCCGGTTCTCCCCCGCCGAGTCCACTTTCGCGGTGAAGACCGACGTGCTGGTGAAGCTGCCGGACCGGTTGCGGGAGCAGCAGAAGGTGTTCGCCTCGACCGGCGGGCTGCACGCCGCCGCGCTGTTCGACCCGGACGGCGAGCTGCTGGTGGTCCGCGAGGACGTCGGCCGGCACAACGCCGTGGACAAGGTGCTCGGCTGGGCGCTGCAGTCCGGCCGGATTCCCGCGCCCGGCCACGGATTGCTGGTCTCCGGCCGCACCTCCTTCGAGCTGGTGCAGAAGGCCGCGATGGCCGGCATCGGATTGCTGGCCGCGGTGTCCGCGCCGTCCTCGCTGGCCGTGGAGCTGGCGGAGGAGAACGGCATGACGCTGATCGGCTTCCTGCGCGGCGACAGCCTGAACCTCTACACCGGCGACCACCGGGTGCTGACCTAGGCCGTCAGTCCGGCCACAAAGTCCTGACGGCGTCCGGAAAACCGGCCACCCCACGCGGTCCGAGCAGCGCCAGGTTGAACAGGAACCCGGGCAGGATCGACAGGATCACCTGGGCGAGCGCGTCCGCGGGCGCCCCGGCCCAGGTGCCGTCCCGCTGCCGCGCGCGGACGAGCGCGGCCACGTCCGCGCCCATGGCGACGGTCGCCGCTTCCAGCCGCTCGGCCAGCTCGGGATTGCGCAGGGCTTCGGACCAGACCATCAACGCCATCGCGGCCAGCTGCCGGTCGCGGTGCCGTTCGACGACCGCGGTCAGCAGCTCCGCCATCACCTGACCGACGCCGCGATCGCCGTCGCCGCGGGCCAGCGCAGTGGTCAGGACCTCCGCGACGTCGTCCAGATTCTGGGCCGCGACGCCGACGATCAGGTCCTCCTTCTTCGGGAAGTACCGGTAGACCGCGCCCGCGGACTTGCCGGCCTCGGTGAACACGTCCTGCATGGACGTGCGGTGGAAACCGTTGCGGACAAAGCAGCTCCGCGCCGCCGCCAGGATCTCGGCGCGCTGGTCGTCCTTGTACTGCTGGCTCACCCGCGGCATGGGCCCGTCCTCCCCGGCCGGTTTGACAACCCGGCGCGGCCGAGCCTACCGTAAAAGAAAGCGGACGTCCGTCCTCTTTTATCGCCCAAGGAGGATCACCATGCCGATCACCCCCGTCCCGGCGGTCACCATCACCCCGGTCGCGCACTTCCCGAAGGGCTACTTCCTGGAGAACCTCGCGGTCCGCGCCGACGGGTCCGTGCTCGTCACCACGGTCATCCAGCAGGAGCTCTGGCTCGTGCCGGGCACCGCGCCGGCGACCCCGGTTCTGGTGCACCGCTTCGACTTCCCGGTCACCGGCGTCGTCGAGGCCGAGCCCGACGTCTTCCTGGTCAGCGTGACCGCGGGCTACACCACCCACGAATCACACCTGGTGCGGATCGACCTCAACGGCTGGACGCCCGGCGAGCCGGTCGCCCCGGAAATCATCCTCACTTTCGACGACCGCGTCCGCGCGCTCAACGGGAGCTGCCTGCTCGGCCCCCGGGTGCTCGCCGTCGCCGACTGCTTCGCCGGGCTGATCTGGCGGGTCGACCTGGACGAGGGCGCGCGGCACGCGACCGCCCGGGTCTGGCTGGCCCACGACACCATGGCGGACGACCCGGACGGCGAGGTCGCGCCGCCGCGGCAACCGGGCGTCAACGGGGTTCGTTACAGCGCGCGGACCGGATACCTCTACTACACCTCGACCGCGCAGCAGGTGTTCATGCGCGTCCCGGTCGACCCGGCGACGCTCGATCCGGCCGGGAGCCCCGAATTCGTCGCCGCGATCGACAACGCCGACGACTTCTGCCTCGATGAGGAAGCCGGATTCGCTTATGTCACCAGGCATCGCGCCAACACGCTCGACCGGGTGCCGCTGGCCCCGCGGCACGGCAGCGAGGTCCGCCACCTCG includes the following:
- the fdhD gene encoding formate dehydrogenase accessory sulfurtransferase FdhD gives rise to the protein MGRVTVRRPVRKITADGERRRPDSLAAEEPLELRVGGKALAVTMRTPGHDVELAHGFLLSEGVLGSREDVSTARYCDGVDDQGRNTYNVLDVTLAPGVAPPETGVERNFYTTSSCGVCGKAALDAVKLRSRFSPAESTFAVKTDVLVKLPDRLREQQKVFASTGGLHAAALFDPDGELLVVREDVGRHNAVDKVLGWALQSGRIPAPGHGLLVSGRTSFELVQKAAMAGIGLLAAVSAPSSLAVELAEENGMTLIGFLRGDSLNLYTGDHRVLT
- a CDS encoding TetR/AcrR family transcriptional regulator, whose translation is MPRVSQQYKDDQRAEILAAARSCFVRNGFHRTSMQDVFTEAGKSAGAVYRYFPKKEDLIVGVAAQNLDDVAEVLTTALARGDGDRGVGQVMAELLTAVVERHRDRQLAAMALMVWSEALRNPELAERLEAATVAMGADVAALVRARQRDGTWAGAPADALAQVILSILPGFLFNLALLGPRGVAGFPDAVRTLWPD